GCATAAAATCCGCTACCATGAAAAAACCTTGGGGCAACTCTTCTGCACCAGCCGATCCAGAGAAATATTAAATATGTTATTAGAGGAATGCCGAGCCGGACAGGTTGAAATAAAAACAAACTGTCGGGTGGAAAAAATTGAGAGACAAAATTTATTCAAGCTCAAGACTTCGATCGGCGAACTTTGCTGCACATCCCTTGTAATTGCGACCGGGGGCTTATCTTATGTTAAAATCGGGGCAAGTGATTTTGGGTACAAGTGTGCCTTGCAGTTTGGGCTGAATGTTTTACCCTCTCGGCCCGCCTTGGTTTCCATCACTTTGGATCGGAATAATGCAAAAAAACTGGAAGGACTTTCAGGGATTTCCGCAGAGGTTTCTGTGTCTTGCAATGGGAAGGTCTTTGACGAGGCGATGCTGATTACCCACAAAGGATTGAGTGGTCCCGCGATTCTCCAAATTTCAAATTACTGGTATCCAGGAGATAAAATCACAATCAACCTGCTGCCTCAGCTTAATCTGGTGAAGGCAATGGAAGTCTGGAAAAAGTGCCGCCCGGCAGCAATGCTTAAGACCCTGTTGGCAGAACACCTCAGTAAACGGCTCGCACAACGATGGCTTACTTTTGTTGCTGACAACAAGGCCGTCAATCAATACAATCAACAAGAAATTATATCTATTGCCCGGCATTTCCATCAGTGGACACTGATCCCCTCCGGAACGGGGGGCTATCGAATCGCAGAGGTGACTTCCGGCGGAATAGATACCCGAGGACTCTCTTCAAAAAGCTTTGAGGCCACAAAGGTCCCCGGCCTTTATCTTATAGGAGAGGTCCTGGATGTTACCGGCTGGCTGGGCGGATACAATTTTCAATGGGCCTGGTCATCGGGATATTGTGCGGGTTTATATGTGTGAGTAAACTTGGTCCAACATTATAAAAGGGAGTGGATATGTTACAAGCTTGGCTGAGTCAGGGAGGGGTCCCGGATCAATATATAGGAACGACTATTATCGTAATTAAGATCATCGCATTGTTGATTTTGTGTTGGGTCGTGAATATTTCTGCAAAGAAATTTGTAATGCGCTTGGTGAAAACCATCACGCGAAAAACAAAAAATGATTGGGATGATATTTTTCTTGATCAGAACGTCTTCAAGAATGTCTCGCAATTTGCTCCAGCTTTTTTAATTTACTTTTTAGCGCCGATCTGGTTTCAAGCCTCCGAGGGGGTGATTGATGTAATTAAGCGTGTGGCAAATGCTTATATGATTCTGGTGGGGTGTTGGGTCATAAATGCGGTGTTAAATTCCGTATTAATCATCTATCAACGCTTTGAGGTTTCCCGTAAAAAACCGATTAAAGGCTATCTTCAGGCCGTCAAGACCCTTGTGTATTTTTTAACGGCCTTGTTTGTCATCTCTACCCTAATGAATAAATCTCCCTGGGGCTTTTTAAGTATTTTTGGCGGTTTAACTGCGGTTATTTTGTTGATTTTCAAGGACATGATTCTCGGCCTGGTCGCGGGTATCCAATTGACCTCTAATAATATGGTGGCGCGAGGCGATTGGATTGAAATGCCAAAGTATGGTGCCGATGGTGACATTATCGACATGACCTTAACAACGATCATGGTACAAAACTGGGATAAAACAATCACGACGATTCCGATGCAGGCCTTGATCAACGATTCGTTTAAAAACTGGAAAGGGATGTCGGAATCGGAAGGCCGGAGAATTAAGCGTTCTATCTGTGTTGATATGAATTCCATCAAGTTTATTGACGAGGCGCTTTTAAAGAAACTTGAAAATGTGGAGGTATTAAAAACCTATCTCAAAGAAAAAACTTCAGACATAGAGGCCTTCAATAAAGAAGAAAACGTGGATGTCAGCGCCTTGATCAATGGCCGACGTTTAACAAATGTTGGAACCTTTCGTGCCTACATTGTAAATTACTTACGCAATCACCCCAAAATCCATAAGGATATGACTTTTTTAGTGCGGCATTTGGCGC
Above is a genomic segment from Candidatus Manganitrophaceae bacterium containing:
- a CDS encoding NAD(P)/FAD-dependent oxidoreductase — its product is MSLTNQQDVIIIGAGAAGLMCALTAGQRGRSVLLLEHASSVGKKILISGGGRCNFTNRSVEAEHFISHNPHFCKSALSRFGPEDFVALVEGHKIRYHEKTLGQLFCTSRSREILNMLLEECRAGQVEIKTNCRVEKIERQNLFKLKTSIGELCCTSLVIATGGLSYVKIGASDFGYKCALQFGLNVLPSRPALVSITLDRNNAKKLEGLSGISAEVSVSCNGKVFDEAMLITHKGLSGPAILQISNYWYPGDKITINLLPQLNLVKAMEVWKKCRPAAMLKTLLAEHLSKRLAQRWLTFVADNKAVNQYNQQEIISIARHFHQWTLIPSGTGGYRIAEVTSGGIDTRGLSSKSFEATKVPGLYLIGEVLDVTGWLGGYNFQWAWSSGYCAGLYV
- a CDS encoding mechanosensitive ion channel family protein produces the protein MLQAWLSQGGVPDQYIGTTIIVIKIIALLILCWVVNISAKKFVMRLVKTITRKTKNDWDDIFLDQNVFKNVSQFAPAFLIYFLAPIWFQASEGVIDVIKRVANAYMILVGCWVINAVLNSVLIIYQRFEVSRKKPIKGYLQAVKTLVYFLTALFVISTLMNKSPWGFLSIFGGLTAVILLIFKDMILGLVAGIQLTSNNMVARGDWIEMPKYGADGDIIDMTLTTIMVQNWDKTITTIPMQALINDSFKNWKGMSESEGRRIKRSICVDMNSIKFIDEALLKKLENVEVLKTYLKEKTSDIEAFNKEENVDVSALINGRRLTNVGTFRAYIVNYLRNHPKIHKDMTFLVRHLAPTEHGLPIEIYVFSNDQVWANYEAIQADIFDHVLAALPKFDLRVFQNPTGSDFQNWK